Proteins co-encoded in one Streptomyces roseochromogenus subsp. oscitans DS 12.976 genomic window:
- a CDS encoding protein kinase domain-containing protein: MQVHREHSREPYAATRVRSQRSHKVRPYRPGGNRQQGGSVVDHARCLGGRYRLERVLGQGGMGEVWLAHDLLLFRPVAVKTLRPELAASAEHWARFRREAVSAALLGHPSIVAVYDAGEDMGDDGSVPYLVMEYVTGTTLLQLVRDDRITGSEHALELTAGVLEALEHAHDHGIVHRDIKPANTMLSHEGTVKVMDFGIARSVNLTGTTLTRTSAVMGTAEYLSPEQARGEQVDHRTDLYSAGCLLYELLTGRPPFTGDTPLAVVMKHLSDPPVPPSTHAPGLPAVYDTLVLRALSKDPADRYQTAEEMHDAIRETLTGPVTAVTSPLAPPPALQHARLLPLRGASLRGASRKPRSMRRRRIRLLLQATTALLVTGLATYMITGWHAASRTPAAMPSLIGKTMAEARSNAQAAGFRIQRVRQRACPQPGTPAGRVCNQEPAPGRQVPRHTIIRVTLSPGAPR, from the coding sequence ATGCAGGTGCACCGGGAGCACAGTCGGGAACCGTATGCGGCCACCCGCGTGAGATCACAGAGATCTCACAAAGTCCGCCCCTACCGTCCCGGTGGGAACCGGCAGCAAGGGGGGAGCGTAGTGGATCACGCGCGTTGTTTGGGTGGGCGCTATCGCCTGGAACGGGTCCTGGGTCAAGGGGGGATGGGCGAGGTGTGGCTGGCGCATGATCTGCTGCTGTTCCGCCCGGTCGCCGTGAAGACGCTAAGGCCCGAGCTGGCGGCCAGTGCCGAGCACTGGGCACGCTTCCGTCGTGAGGCTGTCTCGGCCGCCCTGCTGGGACACCCATCCATAGTTGCCGTCTACGACGCCGGCGAGGACATGGGGGACGACGGATCGGTGCCGTATCTCGTGATGGAGTACGTCACGGGCACCACGTTGCTGCAACTCGTGCGCGACGATCGGATCACCGGGTCCGAGCACGCCCTGGAACTGACGGCCGGCGTGCTGGAGGCGCTTGAGCACGCCCACGACCACGGTATTGTCCACCGGGACATCAAGCCGGCGAACACCATGCTCTCCCACGAGGGCACGGTGAAGGTGATGGACTTCGGCATCGCCCGGTCGGTGAATCTGACCGGTACGACCCTGACCCGTACCTCGGCGGTTATGGGCACAGCCGAGTACCTTTCGCCGGAACAGGCCCGGGGCGAGCAGGTGGACCACCGCACGGACCTGTACTCGGCCGGCTGTCTGCTGTACGAGCTGCTCACCGGCCGCCCTCCATTCACCGGCGACACACCGCTGGCCGTGGTCATGAAGCACCTCTCGGATCCTCCGGTGCCCCCCTCCACCCACGCTCCAGGGCTCCCCGCCGTCTACGACACCCTGGTGCTGCGTGCCCTGTCCAAGGATCCCGCGGACCGGTACCAGACCGCCGAAGAGATGCACGACGCCATCAGGGAGACACTCACAGGCCCTGTCACAGCAGTCACCTCGCCACTGGCTCCACCGCCGGCGCTCCAGCATGCTCGGCTGCTGCCGCTTCGAGGAGCTTCCCTTCGAGGAGCTTCACGCAAGCCGCGCTCCATGCGCCGGCGGCGCATCCGCTTGCTCCTTCAAGCGACCACGGCACTGCTGGTGACCGGACTTGCCACCTACATGATCACCGGATGGCATGCCGCTTCCCGGACTCCAGCCGCGATGCCCTCACTGATCGGCAAGACGATGGCTGAAGCCCGGTCGAACGCCCAGGCTGCGGGGTTTCGCATACAGCGCGTGCGGCAGCGGGCGTGCCCTCAGCCCGGCACACCCGCAGGCCGAGTGTGCAATCAGGAACCCGCACCCGGGCGCCAGGTACCACGGCACACCATCATTCGGGTCACCTTGTCTCCCGGCGCCCCTCGGTAG
- a CDS encoding MFS transporter, with product MLGVYTIVETTDHRWASAHTRSFGAVALVLILAFVARQTKATHPLLPLRVFRSRNVSGAMGIQALIVTGIFGFQFLCVVYLQKALGLDEIHTGLGIFPVSVAIGALSLGLSPELIARFGPRAVLLPVLSLIAAGLAALGRVPAGGSCAVDVLPALLPLGFGFGLAFFSTLATSHTDTLLADGASNASALTSAGYRSAPLGPQA from the coding sequence ATGCTCGGCGTCTACACGATCGTCGAGACCACCGACCATCGCTGGGCTTCGGCACACACGCGGAGCTTCGGCGCCGTGGCACTCGTCCTGATCCTGGCATTCGTCGCCCGCCAGACGAAGGCGACCCACCCACTCCTGCCGCTCCGTGTGTTCCGCTCACGCAACGTCTCGGGGGCGATGGGTATCCAGGCCCTCATCGTGACCGGGATCTTCGGCTTCCAGTTCCTGTGCGTCGTCTACCTGCAGAAGGCGCTCGGTCTCGACGAGATACACACCGGCCTCGGCATCTTCCCGGTCTCGGTCGCGATCGGCGCCCTGTCCCTCGGCCTCTCGCCCGAGCTGATCGCGCGCTTCGGTCCCCGTGCCGTACTCCTTCCAGTCCTCTCGCTGATCGCGGCAGGTCTCGCGGCGCTCGGCCGCGTACCGGCGGGCGGCAGCTGTGCCGTGGACGTCCTGCCCGCGCTGCTGCCGCTCGGCTTCGGCTTCGGCCTCGCGTTCTTCAGCACCCTCGCCACCTCGCACACGGACACCCTGCTGGCCGACGGGGCAAGCAACGCCTCAGCACTCACATCAGCAGGCTATCGATCCGCTCCGCTTGGCCCTCAGGCGTGA
- a CDS encoding alkaline phosphatase family protein → MHLHRRLARRLLTLVATLLLTLAPAISDGAASAQAAGAVPAFDHVFTILMENHSYNEIVGNSQAPYINSLVSKYGIASNYFAVGHPSLPNYLELTGGSNFGITTDCNPSQCTVNQPNIAADRITPAGKTWKAYEESMPAPCTLSDSGEYAVRHNPFVYYTDIQTTSQCNNDVPYTQLATDLGSTATTPNYAFITPNLIDDMHDGTITQGDTWLSQNVPTILNSPAFTSQNSVLNIVWDEDDGTQNNQVASIVISKSTTAGYHSTNPYNHFSWLATIESAWGLAPLTSNDGGATTMSDFFAPQVGQTLPGAPTNVTATAGARKATVTWTAPADNGGCSITQYQVAGSPGGSATVSGTQTSATVTGLTPGTSYTFTVSATNCVGTGPASSPSNPVVPTKH, encoded by the coding sequence ATGCATCTGCACCGACGACTGGCCAGAAGGCTGCTGACCTTGGTGGCCACGCTGCTCCTCACCCTGGCGCCGGCAATATCCGATGGCGCTGCGTCCGCGCAGGCGGCTGGGGCCGTTCCGGCGTTCGACCACGTCTTCACCATCCTGATGGAGAACCATTCGTACAACGAGATCGTCGGCAACAGCCAGGCGCCGTACATCAACTCGCTGGTCAGCAAGTACGGCATCGCGTCGAACTACTTCGCGGTCGGCCATCCGAGTCTTCCGAACTACCTGGAACTGACTGGTGGTTCGAACTTCGGCATCACCACCGACTGCAATCCCTCGCAGTGCACGGTGAACCAGCCGAACATCGCGGCGGACAGGATCACCCCGGCCGGCAAGACCTGGAAAGCATACGAGGAATCGATGCCGGCACCCTGCACGCTGTCCGACTCGGGCGAGTATGCGGTACGGCACAACCCATTCGTCTACTACACCGACATTCAGACCACGTCGCAGTGCAACAACGACGTGCCGTACACCCAGCTCGCCACCGACCTCGGCTCGACGGCCACCACACCGAACTACGCGTTCATCACTCCGAACCTGATCGACGACATGCACGACGGCACGATTACCCAAGGCGACACCTGGCTGTCGCAGAACGTGCCGACCATCCTCAACTCCCCCGCCTTCACCAGCCAGAACTCGGTGCTCAACATCGTGTGGGACGAGGACGACGGCACCCAGAACAATCAGGTGGCGTCGATCGTCATCAGCAAGTCGACCACGGCCGGCTACCACTCGACCAACCCGTACAACCACTTCTCCTGGCTGGCCACGATCGAGTCTGCATGGGGTCTCGCTCCGCTGACCAGCAACGACGGTGGCGCTACCACGATGTCGGACTTCTTCGCGCCGCAGGTCGGCCAGACCCTGCCCGGTGCCCCGACCAACGTGACCGCCACCGCCGGTGCGCGGAAGGCGACCGTCACCTGGACAGCGCCGGCCGACAACGGAGGCTGCTCGATCACGCAGTACCAGGTCGCCGGTTCCCCCGGAGGTAGCGCGACGGTCAGCGGCACCCAGACCAGTGCCACCGTCACCGGCCTCACTCCCGGAACCAGTTACACCTTCACCGTATCGGCCACCAACTGCGTAGGCACCGGCCCCGCCTCATCCCCGTCCAACCCGGTCGTCCCGACCAAGCACTGA